A genome region from Dysgonomonadaceae bacterium PH5-43 includes the following:
- a CDS encoding glutamate synthase (NADPH/NADH) large chain (product_source=KO:K00265; cath_funfam=2.160.20.60,3.20.20.70,3.60.20.10; cog=COG0067,COG0069,COG0070; ko=KO:K00265; pfam=PF00310,PF01493,PF01645,PF04898; superfamily=51395,56235,69336) encodes MMKQIGLYQPEFEHDSCGVGLVVDIKGNKSHTIVEQGLQVLENMLHRGAESADNKTGDGAGITLQIPHEFILLQGIPIPERGKYGTGLVFLPKDEALAELCMDIINGVLVCEGLSMLGTRNVPVNSDILGELSLCNEPLIKQIFVVDNNLSSEGLEKRLYIARKKIEKEVLSSTLIDKSSFYVVSLSTQRIVYKGMLTSTQLRDYFPDLTNPYFTSGLALVHSRFSTNTFPSWRLAQPFRLLGHNGEINTIRGNRYWLDARESILSASELGSSEDIFPILQKDMSDSASLDNILEFLVMSGKSLPHALAMLVPESWNDKNPIPNKLKEFYEYHSIIMEPWDGPATILFTDGRYAGGMLDRNGLRPARYVITNNDIMVIASEAGVLPFENLEIKEKGRLKPGKMLMIDSVEGKIFYDAELKETLANEYPYGEWLSKSRIILSDILSGRKVKHNVDNHNKLLKAFGYSKEDVYNIILPMTKEAKEPIGSMGNDTPIAVLSQKPQRLFNYFRQLFAQVTNPPIDPIREELVMSLSLYIGSQSTNLLKPSPELCKMVKLQTPIINNRDLDILRHLAYKGFRTITIPILFSNDLAAALESICIQAEQAVNEGYSYVILSDKGVNKHQAAIPSLLAVSAVHHHLIKKKKRMQIAIVVETAEAREVMHFALLLGFGATAVNPYMVFSIINEAVNSHELQLDYDTAEKNYIKAVNKGLLKILSKMGISTLRSYRGAQIFEAVGIGKEVLDNYFSGIASRIGGIDLDDITKDVLFDHLSAFEDKEDDAILLNSGFYSYRKGGEYHTWNPEIIKKLQIATRLGDYEKFKEYSNLVDNKCQPVFLRDFFTYKHNPIDISEVEPVENITKRFVTGAMSFGSISKEAHEAIAIALNIVHGRSNTGEGGEEPSRYQTGEDGLNRRSAIKQIASGRFGVTAEYLVNADELQIKIAQGAKPGEGGQLPGFKVNQIIAKTRHSIPGITLISPPPHHDIYSIEDLAQLIFDLKNINPSSEVSVKLVAESGVGTVAAGVVKAKADRIIISGGEGGTGASPISSVKYAGIPGDLGLAETQQTLVMNNLRGYVRLQTDGQLKTGKDIIISTLLGAEEFGFATSALIVLGCVMMRKCHENTCPVGVATQDEKLRARFKGKYEYVINYMNFLAQEVREHLAQMGYRSLEEIIGRSDLLEVRAVERNEKTNKLDFSKLMLFVDNKNDIKYTKQQDHKIDSVLDVELINKAQSAIKTTVPIEIKQNITNINRSVGAMLSGEIAKRYGSKGLSENTINVKFTGSAGQSFGAFLSSGISFNLEGEANDYLGKGLSGGKIIVVPPTNAKFIPEENIIAGNTLLYGATSGEVYINGIVGERFCVRNSGAVAVVEGVGDHCCEYMTGGRTVVLGLTGRNFAAGMSGGLAYVLDLDGNFDSNCNMEMVELSLVEDRADAHELLQLITAHARHTQSRLALKIISSWDIYLKHFIKVTPIEYKKVLQEEKMELINKKIAQIERDY; translated from the coding sequence ATGATGAAGCAAATAGGATTATACCAACCTGAGTTCGAGCACGACTCTTGCGGTGTTGGATTGGTTGTAGACATTAAAGGAAATAAATCGCACACTATAGTAGAGCAAGGACTTCAAGTGCTTGAGAATATGTTGCATCGTGGTGCCGAAAGTGCCGACAATAAAACTGGCGATGGAGCGGGCATTACATTGCAGATACCACACGAATTTATTTTATTACAAGGAATTCCTATACCCGAAAGAGGTAAGTATGGCACAGGACTTGTGTTTTTGCCTAAAGATGAGGCTCTTGCCGAGTTATGTATGGATATTATTAACGGAGTGCTTGTTTGCGAAGGTCTTTCTATGCTTGGAACACGAAATGTTCCTGTGAATAGCGATATTTTGGGAGAGCTATCTCTTTGTAACGAACCGTTAATTAAACAAATATTTGTAGTAGACAACAACTTATCGAGCGAGGGTTTAGAGAAACGTCTTTATATTGCTCGTAAAAAAATAGAGAAAGAAGTTTTATCATCTACCCTTATCGACAAGAGTAGTTTTTATGTGGTAAGTCTTTCTACTCAACGTATCGTATATAAAGGAATGTTAACCTCAACACAGTTGCGCGATTATTTTCCCGACCTTACAAATCCTTACTTCACAAGCGGATTAGCACTTGTCCATTCGAGATTTAGTACAAATACATTTCCCTCGTGGCGATTGGCTCAGCCTTTTAGGCTGCTCGGTCATAATGGAGAAATAAACACTATAAGAGGAAATCGATATTGGTTAGATGCTCGTGAAAGTATTCTGTCGGCTTCAGAGCTTGGAAGCTCCGAAGATATATTTCCGATATTGCAAAAAGATATGAGCGATAGTGCTTCTCTCGACAATATATTAGAGTTTTTGGTTATGTCGGGTAAATCGCTACCTCACGCATTGGCAATGTTGGTACCCGAAAGTTGGAACGATAAAAATCCGATACCTAACAAATTGAAAGAATTTTATGAATATCATAGTATTATAATGGAACCTTGGGACGGACCAGCGACTATTCTCTTTACCGACGGACGGTATGCTGGAGGTATGCTTGACCGAAATGGTCTTCGCCCTGCTCGTTACGTTATTACAAACAACGACATAATGGTAATTGCTTCCGAAGCTGGAGTATTGCCGTTTGAAAATTTAGAAATAAAAGAAAAGGGAAGATTAAAGCCTGGTAAGATGTTGATGATAGACTCTGTTGAAGGTAAAATATTTTATGATGCCGAACTGAAAGAAACATTAGCTAACGAATATCCTTATGGCGAATGGCTATCTAAAAGTAGAATAATTTTATCCGACATTCTATCTGGAAGAAAAGTGAAACACAATGTGGATAATCATAATAAACTTCTTAAGGCTTTTGGTTACTCTAAAGAAGATGTCTATAATATTATTCTGCCGATGACTAAAGAGGCTAAGGAGCCAATAGGCTCTATGGGGAACGATACACCTATAGCTGTGCTTTCTCAAAAGCCTCAACGTTTATTTAACTACTTTCGTCAACTTTTTGCACAAGTAACCAATCCTCCTATCGACCCAATAAGAGAAGAATTAGTAATGTCGCTATCTCTTTATATAGGCAGTCAGTCTACAAATCTGTTAAAGCCGTCGCCAGAGCTATGTAAAATGGTGAAATTGCAAACGCCTATTATTAATAATCGCGACTTAGACATATTAAGACATTTGGCTTATAAAGGATTTAGAACAATAACAATACCTATATTATTCTCCAACGATTTAGCCGCTGCTTTAGAAAGCATATGTATTCAAGCCGAGCAAGCCGTAAACGAAGGGTATAGTTATGTTATTCTTAGTGATAAAGGTGTAAACAAACATCAAGCGGCTATACCTTCTTTGCTTGCAGTGTCGGCAGTGCACCATCATCTTATAAAAAAGAAAAAGCGTATGCAGATAGCAATAGTAGTTGAAACTGCCGAAGCACGAGAAGTTATGCACTTTGCCTTACTTCTGGGCTTCGGAGCTACTGCTGTAAATCCTTATATGGTGTTTTCGATAATAAATGAAGCTGTGAATTCGCACGAATTACAGTTAGACTACGATACGGCAGAGAAGAATTATATAAAAGCTGTAAATAAAGGCTTGCTTAAAATTTTATCTAAAATGGGAATCTCAACTCTGCGAAGTTATCGTGGTGCACAAATATTTGAGGCTGTCGGTATCGGTAAAGAAGTTCTTGATAATTATTTTAGCGGAATAGCTTCTCGTATTGGAGGTATCGACTTAGATGATATAACTAAAGATGTTTTATTCGACCACTTATCTGCTTTTGAAGATAAAGAAGACGATGCTATTCTTCTTAACTCAGGTTTTTATTCTTATCGTAAGGGAGGAGAGTATCATACTTGGAATCCTGAGATTATTAAAAAACTACAAATAGCTACTCGATTAGGCGATTACGAAAAATTTAAGGAGTATTCTAATCTTGTTGACAATAAATGCCAACCCGTGTTTTTGCGTGATTTTTTTACTTACAAACACAATCCTATAGATATATCGGAGGTAGAGCCTGTAGAGAACATAACAAAACGATTTGTAACCGGAGCGATGTCGTTCGGTTCTATAAGCAAAGAGGCGCACGAAGCAATAGCAATAGCCCTTAATATAGTACACGGACGAAGCAATACAGGAGAGGGTGGGGAAGAGCCATCGAGGTATCAGACTGGGGAAGACGGACTTAATCGTCGAAGTGCTATTAAACAAATAGCTTCTGGTCGTTTTGGTGTTACTGCCGAATACTTAGTGAATGCCGATGAATTGCAAATAAAAATAGCTCAGGGTGCAAAACCAGGAGAAGGTGGACAACTGCCGGGCTTTAAGGTTAATCAAATAATAGCAAAAACTCGACATTCAATACCGGGCATTACTCTTATTTCGCCTCCTCCTCATCACGATATATATTCTATTGAAGATTTGGCTCAACTCATATTCGACCTTAAGAATATAAACCCCTCGTCTGAGGTAAGCGTAAAGTTAGTTGCCGAAAGCGGAGTGGGAACTGTTGCTGCTGGTGTTGTTAAAGCTAAAGCCGACCGAATAATTATAAGCGGAGGAGAAGGCGGAACAGGGGCAAGTCCTATAAGTTCGGTAAAGTATGCTGGTATTCCTGGAGATTTAGGTCTTGCCGAAACTCAGCAAACATTAGTAATGAATAATCTTAGAGGATATGTGCGACTTCAAACCGATGGACAACTAAAAACAGGAAAAGATATAATAATATCAACGTTGCTTGGAGCTGAAGAATTTGGTTTTGCAACAAGCGCATTGATAGTTTTGGGTTGTGTTATGATGCGTAAATGCCACGAAAACACTTGTCCTGTTGGTGTTGCTACTCAAGACGAAAAACTTAGGGCTCGCTTCAAAGGGAAATATGAGTACGTTATAAATTATATGAATTTTCTTGCTCAGGAAGTACGAGAGCATTTAGCGCAAATGGGGTATCGTAGCTTGGAGGAAATAATAGGACGGAGCGACTTGCTTGAAGTAAGGGCTGTTGAAAGAAACGAAAAAACAAACAAGTTAGATTTTTCTAAACTAATGTTATTCGTAGATAACAAAAATGATATAAAGTACACTAAACAACAAGACCATAAGATAGATTCGGTGCTCGATGTCGAACTTATAAACAAAGCTCAATCGGCAATTAAAACAACTGTGCCAATAGAGATAAAACAAAATATCACTAATATAAATCGTTCGGTTGGAGCTATGCTTTCGGGCGAGATAGCTAAACGTTATGGTAGTAAAGGTTTGTCTGAAAATACTATTAATGTGAAGTTTACAGGTTCGGCAGGACAGAGTTTCGGTGCTTTCCTCTCTTCTGGAATATCTTTTAATCTTGAAGGAGAAGCTAACGATTATCTTGGTAAAGGATTGTCGGGAGGAAAGATTATAGTTGTTCCGCCAACTAATGCAAAATTTATTCCGGAAGAAAATATTATAGCTGGAAATACTTTATTGTATGGGGCAACTTCGGGGGAAGTATATATAAATGGTATAGTTGGCGAACGCTTCTGTGTTCGCAACAGTGGAGCGGTAGCAGTTGTTGAAGGTGTAGGCGATCATTGTTGCGAATATATGACTGGCGGACGCACCGTAGTGTTAGGTTTAACTGGGCGAAACTTTGCCGCAGGTATGAGTGGAGGTTTGGCTTACGTTTTAGACTTAGATGGAAATTTTGATTCTAATTGTAATATGGAAATGGTAGAGCTTTCTCTTGTAGAAGATAGGGCAGATGCTCACGAATTGTTACAATTAATAACTGCACACGCACGACACACGCAAAGTCGGCTTGCTTTGAAAATAATTAGTAGTTGGGATATTTATCTGAAACACTTTATAAAAGTAACGCCTATTGAATACAAAAAGGTTTTACAAGAAGAGAAAATGGAACTTATAAACAAAAAGATAGCTCAAATAGAACGAGATTATTAA